The Pygocentrus nattereri isolate fPygNat1 chromosome 17, fPygNat1.pri, whole genome shotgun sequence genome window below encodes:
- the ywhae1 gene encoding tyrosine 3-monooxygenase/tryptophan 5-monooxygenase activation protein, epsilon polypeptide 1 isoform X1, which produces MVNREDLVYQAKLAEQAERYDEMVDSMKKVAGMDVELTVEERNLLSVAYKNVIGARRASWRIISSIEQKEENKGGEDKLKMIREYRQTVETELKSICNDILDVLDKHLIPAANSGESKVFYYKMKGDYHRYLAEFATGNDRKEAAENSLVAYKAASDIAMTDLQPTHPIRLGLALNFSVFYYEILNSPDRACRLAKAAFDDAIAELDTLSEESYKDSTLIMQLLRDNLTLWTSDMQGDGEEQNKEALQDVEDENQ; this is translated from the exons ATGGTTAACCGGGAGGACTTAGTATATCAAGCCAAGCTTGCCGAGCAAGCTGAGAGATACGACG AAATGGTCGACTCGATGAAGAAGGTGGCTGGAATGGATGTTGAGCTCACAGTTGAAGAGAGAAACCTGCTATCAGTGGCGTACAAGAATGTTATTGGTGCACGAAGAGCATCCTGGAGGATAATTAGTAGTATTgagcagaaagaagaaaataaggGTGGAGAAGACAAATTGAAAATGATTCGGGAGTACAGGCAAACG GTTGAGACTGAGCTGAAGTCAATCTGCAATGACATCCTTGATGTTTTGGACAAGCACCTAATTCCAGCTGCTAATTCTGGAGAGTCCAAGGTCTTCTACTACAAAAT GAAGGGTGATTACCACAGGTATCTCGCTGAGTTTGCTACAGGAAACGACAGGAAGGAGGCTGCAGAAAATAGTTTGGTCGCTTACAAAGCTGCTAGTGATATTGCAATGACAGACCTTCAACCTACACATCCCATACGCTTGGGTCTTGCTCTTAACTTCTCTGTATTCTACTATGAAATCCTCAATTCACCTGACCGTGCATGCAG GTTGGCAAAAGCAGCGTTTGATGACGCTATTGCTGAGCTGGACACATTGAGCGAAGAAAGCTACAAGGACTCCACACTCATCATGCAGTTGTTACGTGATAATCTGACACTATGGACTTCAGATATGCAGGGAGATG GTGAGGAACAGAATAAAGAGGCGCTGCAAGATGTGGAGGATGAGAACCAGTGA
- the ywhae1 gene encoding tyrosine 3-monooxygenase/tryptophan 5-monooxygenase activation protein, epsilon polypeptide 1 isoform X2, translating into MVNREDLVYQAKLAEQAERYDEMVDSMKKVAGMDVELTVEERNLLSVAYKNVIGARRASWRIISSIEQKEENKGGEDKLKMIREYRQTVETELKSICNDILDVLDKHLIPAANSGESKVFYYKMKGDYHRYLAEFATGNDRKEAAENSLVAYKAASDIAMTDLQPTHPIRLGLALNFSVFYYEILNSPDRACRLAKAAFDDAIAELDTLSEESYKDSTLIMQLLRDNLTLWTSDMQGDDS; encoded by the exons ATGGTTAACCGGGAGGACTTAGTATATCAAGCCAAGCTTGCCGAGCAAGCTGAGAGATACGACG AAATGGTCGACTCGATGAAGAAGGTGGCTGGAATGGATGTTGAGCTCACAGTTGAAGAGAGAAACCTGCTATCAGTGGCGTACAAGAATGTTATTGGTGCACGAAGAGCATCCTGGAGGATAATTAGTAGTATTgagcagaaagaagaaaataaggGTGGAGAAGACAAATTGAAAATGATTCGGGAGTACAGGCAAACG GTTGAGACTGAGCTGAAGTCAATCTGCAATGACATCCTTGATGTTTTGGACAAGCACCTAATTCCAGCTGCTAATTCTGGAGAGTCCAAGGTCTTCTACTACAAAAT GAAGGGTGATTACCACAGGTATCTCGCTGAGTTTGCTACAGGAAACGACAGGAAGGAGGCTGCAGAAAATAGTTTGGTCGCTTACAAAGCTGCTAGTGATATTGCAATGACAGACCTTCAACCTACACATCCCATACGCTTGGGTCTTGCTCTTAACTTCTCTGTATTCTACTATGAAATCCTCAATTCACCTGACCGTGCATGCAG GTTGGCAAAAGCAGCGTTTGATGACGCTATTGCTGAGCTGGACACATTGAGCGAAGAAAGCTACAAGGACTCCACACTCATCATGCAGTTGTTACGTGATAATCTGACACTATGGACTTCAGATATGCAGGGAGATG ATTCCTAA